A window from Nitrosopumilus adriaticus encodes these proteins:
- a CDS encoding sodium-dependent bicarbonate transport family permease: MDILQLIQANLLTPIILFFLFGIIAARIKSDLKMPEAISEFLPIYLLAAIGLHGGIEMRNTGFENMLIPMLVAIGLSLLFTLNHYQILRRLGKFNLFDSYALASTYGAVGAVHFSVGLSFLKNQGVSSEGYIAAILAVLEPLAFILAIFMTNMAVSKQIRQKKQSFSDDGSTDIDIGFNQTKTKLSKVLHESITGKAIVILLGSIVIGYIIGEDGFASIKIVFDDMFTGAIVIFMIEMGIIAGQRLDDIRKVGVFLTSFAIIMPLFNGIIGVLVSTALGLSIGGAVMFGLLMASASFIAAPAVLRHAIPEAKPSLYITSALGITFPFNIIVTLPILYTISTLIHTGEGTIDLFNYITEVFL; the protein is encoded by the coding sequence ATGGATATTTTACAACTAATTCAAGCTAATCTTCTTACTCCAATTATCCTGTTCTTCTTGTTTGGAATTATAGCAGCTCGAATAAAATCTGATTTAAAAATGCCTGAGGCAATTTCAGAATTTTTACCAATCTATCTTCTAGCTGCAATTGGTCTTCATGGTGGAATAGAGATGAGAAATACTGGATTTGAAAATATGTTGATTCCAATGTTGGTTGCAATTGGTCTTTCTTTGCTGTTTACATTAAACCATTATCAAATTTTACGAAGACTTGGAAAATTCAATCTTTTTGATTCTTATGCTTTAGCATCTACTTATGGTGCAGTTGGTGCAGTCCATTTCTCTGTGGGTCTATCGTTTCTCAAAAATCAAGGAGTTTCTTCGGAAGGATATATTGCAGCAATTCTTGCAGTGTTAGAACCCCTTGCCTTCATCTTGGCAATATTTATGACAAATATGGCAGTATCAAAACAAATCCGTCAGAAAAAACAATCATTTTCAGATGATGGCTCTACAGATATTGATATTGGATTTAACCAAACTAAAACAAAACTCTCTAAAGTATTACATGAATCTATTACTGGAAAAGCAATTGTAATTCTACTTGGTAGTATTGTAATTGGTTACATAATTGGGGAAGATGGTTTTGCATCAATCAAAATTGTATTTGATGATATGTTTACTGGAGCCATTGTAATTTTTATGATTGAAATGGGAATAATTGCTGGTCAACGACTTGATGATATTAGAAAAGTAGGCGTTTTTCTTACATCCTTTGCTATTATTATGCCTCTATTCAATGGAATTATTGGAGTTCTAGTCTCAACTGCTCTAGGATTGAGCATAGGAGGTGCAGTCATGTTTGGATTGCTTATGGCTAGTGCATCATTTATTGCAGCACCTGCAGTTTTGCGCCATGCAATTCCTGAAGCAAAACCCAGTCTATACATTACATCTGCATTGGGGATAACATTCCCATTCAATATTATTGTCACATTGCCAATCTTGTATACAATATCCACACTTATTCATACTGGAGAAGGAACGATAGACTTATTCAATTACATAACTGAGGTGTTCTTGTGA